A window of the Zeugodacus cucurbitae isolate PBARC_wt_2022May chromosome 2, idZeuCucr1.2, whole genome shotgun sequence genome harbors these coding sequences:
- the LOC105217780 gene encoding E3 ubiquitin-protein ligase HRD1, whose translation MQILLSSICLALTSVVIGNAYYQKKQFYPAVVYITKSNASMAVIYIQFFVIVFMFGKLLRKIFLGTLRAAEFEHLLERFWYALTETCLAFTVFRDDFNPRFVALFTVLLFLKSFHWLAEERVDFMERSPVLGWLFHIRVASLLVVLGVLDYFLLMHAYNSTLVRGPTVQLVFGFEYAILLTVVASTAIKYVLHAAEMRTDVPWENKAVFLLYTELVIGMIKVILYVLFVVIMAKIYALPMFVFRPMFFTIRNFKKALSDVIMSRRAIRNMNTLYPDATPEELRLSDNICIICREDMVNHSKKLPCGHIFHTTCLRSWFQRQQTCPTCRLNILRTPNANSTAIPRPDEAVGGAAAVQGDAAAAGAGPAAAAAAPLPNQANGADIPRVDGAAPPNAANIPGLFENIGVGNVGSNIPGGLPSVPTTAAPPNFPTLPLAPPFMMPPPFPFIAPYAVPPPPMPSDLSTLSDEELKLLEGNERRNVEERIKLLRNIELMLNAAGILMNNYQIITARLQPTVPLPTETATSSKNTTNATVNNTNDGPSTSAAAAAALAESQSHASRVSNAEAIAKPTILTENSTHPSLQKYGDVTIEDLGGEEHEYRVTHSADASPVLASSAVHTTEFEISTDDKTTNITAEQPENAELSELRKRRLKFLEEVSKLSTPTTTTNSENTSSD comes from the exons atgcAAATATTACTTTCGTCCATATGTTTGGCGTTGACGAGCGTCGTCATCGGGAACGCCTACTACCAGAAGAAGCAATTCTATCCTGCAGTTGTGTACATCACCAAATCTAATGCATCTATGGCC gttatttatatacaatttttcgtTATAGTTTTCATGTTTGGAAAGTTATTGCGCAAG ATATTTCTGGGTACGTTACGAGCAGCTGAGTTTGAACATCTACTAGAGCGGTTTTGGTATGCGCTGACAGAAACATGTCTTGCGTTTACTGTGTTCCGTGATGACTTCAATCCGCGATTTGTAGCACTATTTACAGTTTTATTGTTTCTCAAATCATTCCATTGGTTGGCAGAAGAACGCGTTGACTTT ATGGAGCGATCACCTGTATTGGGTTGGCTATTTCATATACGCGTAGCAAGTCTGCTCGTAGTATTGGGCGTTTTGGATTACTTCTTACTTATGCACGCCTACAATTCGACCCTAGTTCGTGGCCCAACAGTGCAGTTAGTTTTTGGCTTTGAATATGCAATATTGCTAACTGTTGTTGCGAGTACAGCCATCAAATATGTTCTACATGCTGCTGAGATGAGAACCGATGTACCATGGGAAAATAAAGCCGTATTTTTGCTCTACACTGAATTGGTAATTGGCATGATCAAAGTAATACTCTATGTGTTGTTCGTTGTAATAATGGCCAAAATATACGCATTACCGATGTTCGTATTTCGCCCAATGTTCTTTACAATAAGAAATTTCAAGAAAGCATTGAGCGATGTCATTATGTCAAGACGTGCTATACGAAATATGAACACACTTTATCCCGACGCAACTCCTGAAGAACTACGACTTTCAgataacatatgtataatatgcaG aGAAGACATGGTTAATCATTCAAAAAAATTGCCTTGCGGTCATATTTTCCACACCACATGTTTACGTTCGTGGTTTCAACGCCAGCAAACCTGCCCAACATGTCGACTAAATATATTACGAACGCCTAATGCCAACTCTACAGCGATTCCAAGACCCGACGAAGCAGTTGGTGGGGCAGCTGCAGTACAAGGTGATGCAGCAGCTGCTGGTGCTGGTccagctgccgctgctgctgctccatTACCAAATCAGGCAAACGGTGCTGACATACCACGGGTTGATGGAGCAGCACCACCTAATGCTGCAAATATCCCTggattgtttgaaaatattggCGTAGGCAATGTCGGTTCCAATATACCTGGTGGCTTGCCGTCGGTTCCAACAACAGCGGCACCACCAAATTTCCCAACATTGCCTTTGGCTCCACCATTCATGATGCCTCCTCCATTCCCATTTATTGCACCATATGCTGTACCACCACCACCTATGCCATCTGATCTAAGTACTTTGAGCGATgaagaattgaaattattagaaGGAAATGAGCGCCGCAATGTTGAGGAGCGTATCAAG TTGCTACGAAACATTGAACTGATGTTAAATGCTGCAGGAATATTAATGAATAACTACCAAATAATTACTGCACGATTGCAACCGACAGTACCATTACCAACCGAAACTGCAACATCTTCGAAAAACACAACCAATGCTACTGTTAATAACACAAACGATGGACCCAGTACAtcagcggctgctgctgctgcgcttgCTGAAAGTCAGTCGCATGCATCTCGCGTCAGTAACGCTGAAGCAATAGCGAAACCAACAATTCTTACAGAAAATTCTACACATCCTTCATTGCAAAAGTATGGCGATGTGACAATTGAAGATTTAGGTGGGGAAGAGCATGAGTACCGTGTTACGCACAGTGCTGATGCTTCACCAGTATTGGCCTCATCCGCAGTGCATACGACGGAATTTGAGATCAGTACTGATGACAAAACTACAAACATCACAGCTGAACAACCCGAGAATGCCGAGCTTAGTGAACTGAGAAAACGACGTTTAAAATTCCTTGAGGAAGTCAGCAAATtgtcaacgccaacaacaacaacaaattctgaAAACACTTCAAGCGATTAG